One Dictyostelium discoideum AX4 chromosome 3 chromosome, whole genome shotgun sequence genomic region harbors:
- the xpo4 gene encoding exportin 4, with protein sequence MEIEFIQNLEKFCIGLQSNKSNERETSEQSILTLMKTPQPYKLCFNLLSKSNLTIAHFYGLLMIRDSAIREWAALDSQTKIMIIETLFQYIENMNSMNFLNYATKGQSFNTLGVIIKRSWLDNEKYEIGKGQMELNQIVMDRVYQYIDSGSPDRIEISIKIIGSLIIEFSSSSKAAHIQLSWEFHQKCLITFQNLHLQPIFRKVLELLQQFKDHIQQVPSRLTDQSFLQILYTSVKVFTDILDWRFLESGSSVLAYITSFSGGRTNLKPTIEWISLFTPSQSGGGISPIVSLVFGLYQLVEKVEKIPNLLRHAMSQLCGLQGPIIKDQKIKNQYLSEVLTFTNKLIEKSITTRNWNEMEDISNIIYKFCNTYKFSGIACLPNQIVIPFLQYTTQFVLSSLNLMKIWAKHGEEELEEEFENDCFDILLRSFVSLISDAEMLINRKRVDQLENFKEQYQVLKQCTSQIYQNYIQSRLELSEIEINKSNEELEPTCKSRGGIGGAEDEIDEDKKKYDEQLRSVAYIGRLNPGQSLELLKNEINRVINSLKERVSDPILFESLHWLLIFAGHLIFDAENKTPSAIPNAIEDYTFEQCKLTPASQVDGVIDLCNAVFRFHMEYENPLLNNGKMDTISPLVSQTSLWFTSGWSLVYLLPSSVFNVQISPKIIEAYGTEQPLLSITDYFINKILLNLKCWSGDLDVLKATSNLLNSFTLNKELCKYLIRSPNWSRLFFLEGISLLPPSVYGQLFKAFSRVVFSFPLSTRREYFIQLVKTLVEQMDGVLGRADFTKISQEAKIKENIYILLEKLNGIVSVSESEYVDDEDDCLFLTVDLFTKYATSLIAMIPLYDHCNDIVLLILRLFSNFTKHQLEYLNQDRARSIFPLIIQLFNSVATTSSHKKTLDSKEYYHRVRMMVKILTNIITFGDQRNNCPTIISETIFHAINIITPCLSNNDLLLYPKLARNYFMITSFLFGADNIQVKNIPVINTIYSLIEAGILHHDLEIVKSCFECIGCLTKSLENSKEKSGGLVDPHYQSVLIQFIGSVINFLLLQDFNVDELLSVASETLFSLMYSSPDGYRSKVIELITRQDPSIQSRVVQQFETLTIIGTDRKSKDLFMKNLQNFLVNVKSLINKK encoded by the exons atggaaattgaatttatacaaaatttggaaaaatttTGTATAGGAttacaatcaaataaaagtaatgaaAGGGAAACATCAGAACAATCAATTCTTACATTAATGAAAACTCCACAACCATATAAattatgttttaatttattatcaaaaagcAATTTAACAATTGCACATTTTTATGGATTATTAATGATCAGAGATAGTGCAATTAGGGAATGGGCAGCATTAGATAGTCAAACtaaaataatgattattGAAACTTTATTTcaatatattgaaaatatgaACTctatgaattttttaaattatgcTACCAAAGGTCAATCATTTAATACACTTGgtgtaattattaaaagaagttGGTTAGATAATGAAAAGTATGAGATTGGAAAAGGACAAATGGAGTTAAACCAAATAGTTATGGACAGAGTTTACCAATACATTGATAGTGGTTCACCAGATAGAATTGAAATTagtattaaaatcattggtTCGTTAATTATAGAATTCTCATCGTCGAGTAAAGCAGCACATATTCAATTGAGTTGGGAATTTCATCAAAAGTGTTTAATTACATTTCAAAACTTACATTTACAACCAATCTTTAGAAAggttttagaattattacaacaattCAAAGACCATATCCAACAGGTACCATCAAGATTAACCGATCAAAGTTTCTTACAAATTCTTTATACCTCTGTGAAAGTATTTACCGATATTTTAGATTGGAGATTCTTAGAATCTGGTTCATCAGTATTAGCATACATTACAAGTTTTAGTGGTGGTAGAACAAATCTTAAACCAACAATCGAATGGATTTCATTATTCACCCCATCACAAAGTGGAGGAGGTATATCACCAATTGTTTCATTAGTATTTGGATTATATCAATTGgttgaaaaagttgaaaagaTACCAAATTTATTACGTCATGCTATGAGTCAACTATGTGGTTTACAAGGACCAATTATTAAGgatcaaaaaattaagaatCAATATTTAAGTGAAGTTTTaacatttacaaataaattaattgaaaaatcaattactACAAGAAATTGGAATGAAATGGaagatatttcaaatataatttataaattttgtaATACTTATAAATTTAGTGGTATTGCATGTTTACCAAATCAGATTGTTATACCATTCCTTCAATATACAACACAATTTGTATTGTCATCgttgaatttaatgaaaatttggGCAAAACATGGTGAAGAGGAATTGGAGGAAGagtttgaaaatgattgttTCGATATTTTATTACGTTCATTCGTTTCATTGATATCCGATGCAGAGATGTTAATTAATCGTAAGAGGGTTGACCAATTGGAAAACTTTAAAGAACAATATCAAGTACTCAAACAATGTACTTCCCAAATCTACCAAAACTACATTCAATCAAGATTGGAACTAtcagaaattgaaattaataaatccaaTGAAGAGTTAGAACCAACCTGTAAAAGTAGAGGTGGTATTGGTGGTGCTGAAGATGAGATTGATgaagataaaaagaaatatgaTGAACAATTACGTTCAGTTGCATATATTGGTAGATTAAATCCTGGTCAATCATTAGAACTATTAaagaatgaaattaatagaGTCATAAATTCATTGAAGGAAAGAGTATCAGATCCTATCCTATTCGAATCACTTCATTGGTTATTAATTTTCGCAGGTCATTTAATTTTCGATGCTGAAAATAAAACACCATCTGCTATTCCAAATGCAATTGAAGATTATACATTTGAACAATGTAAATTGACACCAGCATCTCAAGTTGATGGTGTTATTGATTTATGTAATGCGGTTTTCAGATTTCATATGGAATATGAAAATCCATTATTAAACAATGGTAAAATGGACACCATATCACCACTAGTCTCACAAACTAGTCTTTGGTTTACCAGTGGTTGGAgtttagtttatttattaccaTCAAGTGTATTCAATGTTCAAATATCACCAAAAATCATTGAAGCATATGGAACTGAACAAcctttattatcaattaccgattatttcattaataaaattttattgaatttgaaatgttGGTCTGGTGATTTAGATGTTTTAAAGGCAACATCAAATCTATTAAATAGTTTCACATTGAATAAAGAActttgtaaatatttaattagaTCACCAAACTGGTCAAGATTATTCTTTTTAGAGGGTATTTCATTACTACCACCATCAGTGTATggtcaattatttaaagcaTTCTCTAGAGTGGTTTTCTCATTCCCACTTTCAACACGTAGAGAATATTTCATTCAATTGGTTAAAACATTGGTTGAACAAATGGATGGTGTATTGGGTAGAGCAGATTTTACAAAGATTTCACAAGAGGctaaaatcaaagaaaacaTTTATATCCTCCTCGAGAAATTGAATGGTATAGTTAGTGTAAGTGAATCTGAATATGTAGATGATGAAGACGATTGTCTATTCCTTACAGTGGATTTATTCACAAAGTATGCCACCTCACTAATTGCAATGATACCACTCTATGATCATTGTAATGATATTGTATTACTTATCCTACGTTTATTCTCAAATTTTACAAAACATCAATtggaatatttaaatcaagaTCGTGCTCGTTCAATTTTCccattaataattcaattatttaattcagtTGCAACCACTTCATCTCATAAGAAAACTTTAGATTCAAAAGAATATTATCATAGAGTTAGAATGAtggttaaaattttaacaaatattattacattTGGTGATCAAAGAAATAATTGTCCAACTATTATTTCTGAAACAATTTTTCATgctataaatataattacaccatgtttatcaaataatgatttattatta tatccAAAATTAGcaagaaattattttatgattacatcatttttatttggtgCAGATAATATTCAAGTAAAGAATATACCAGTAATTAATAcaatttattcattaattgaaGCTGGTATACTTCATCATGATTTAGAGATTGTTAAATCATGTTTTGAATGTATTGGTTGTTTAACTAAAAGTTTAGAGAATAGTAAAGAGAAATCTGGTGGATTAGTCGATCCTCATTATCAAAGTGTACTCATTCAATTCATTGGTTCagttattaatttcttattACTTCAAGATTTTAATGTcgatgaattattatcagtTGCTTCTGAAACTTTATTCTCTTTAATGTATTCTTCACCAGATGGTTATAGATCAAaagtaattgaattaatCACTCGTCAAGATCCATCAATTCAATCAAGAGTAGTACAACAATTTGAAACTCTTACTATAATTGGTACTGAtagaaaatcaaaagatttatttatgaaaaatttacaaaatttcTTAGTAAAtgtaaaatcattaattaataaaaaataa
- the tal gene encoding hypothetical protein, translating to MSNALEELKKYTTVVADTADFDVLSKYGSQDSTTNPSLVFQAASDPKYKSLIDDAIKYVNAKSGLSEKEKLSLAIDKLFVNFGVEILKIVPGRVSTEVDARLSYDIDANVKKGRELIALYKEAGIDKERVLIKLASTWEGIEAAKILEKEGIHCNLTLLFSLIQAAACAEAQVTLISPFVGRITDFYKSKQGVAGFEASKDPGVISVQQIYSYFKKHGYKTSVMGASFRNKEQTIELAGCDLLTISPNLLEELKNADASLVTKKLDSTKLPSDIPNKLDVSHSNFLWELNDNEMAYFKTGEGIRKFAEDLVKLENQIKKLL from the exons ATGTCAAACGCAttagaagaattaaaaaaatataccaCTGtt gtTGCAGATACAGCAGATTTTGATGTTTTATCAAAATATGGTTCACAAGATTCAACAACCAATCCATCATTAGTTTTCCAAGCAGCAAGTGATCCAaaatataaatcattaattgatgacGCTATTAAATATGTTAATGCAAAGAGTGGTTTAagtgaaaaagaaaagttaTCATTGGCAAtcgataaattatttgtaaactttggtgttgaaattttaaagattgtaCCAGGTCGTGTTTCAACTGAAGTTGATGCACGTCTTTCATATGATATCGACGCAAATGTAAAGAAAGGTCGTGAATTAATTGCACTCTACAAAGAAGCTGGTATTGATAAAGAACGTGTTCTCATTAAATTAGCATCAACCTGGGAAGGTATTGAAGCCGCCAAAATCTTAGAAAAGGAAGGTATTCATTGTAATCTCACATTGTTATTCTCATTAATTCAAGCAGCTGCTTGTGCCGAGGCCCAAGTCACCTTAATTAGTCCATTCGTTGGTCGTATCACTGATTTCTATAAATCTAAACAAGGTGTCGCCGGTTTTGAAGCTTCAAAAGACCCAGGTGTTATCTCTGTTCAACAAATCTATTCCTACTTTAAGAAGCATGGTTACAAAACCTCTGTCATGGGTGCTTCATTCAGAAATAAAGAACAAACCATTGAATTGGCCGGTTGTGATTTACTCACCATCTCACCAAACCTTTTAGAAGAGTTAAAGAATGCCGATGCTTCTTTAGTAactaaaaaattagattcaACTAAACTCCCATCAGATATACCAAATAAACTTGATGTATCTCATAGTAACTTCCTTTGggaattaaatgataatgaaatggCCTATTTCAAAACTGGTGAAGGTATTCGTAAATTTGCTGAAGATTTAGTTAAAttagaaaatcaaattaaaaaattattataa